A DNA window from Pseudomonas resinovorans NBRC 106553 contains the following coding sequences:
- the yccS gene encoding YccS family putative transporter has translation MPSTRFTQTLRRLWALDKFSYSLRVFVALTGSMALCWQQDRMELLIPLFLGIIASALAETDDSWQGRLTALLVTLGCFSVASLSVELLFPYPWVFVGALALASFGLTMLGALGERYATIAQATLILSVYTMIGVDQRDGAPTNLWQEPALLVAGAAWYGLLSVLWQALFTHQPVQQSLARLFRELGQYLKLKSALLEPVRQLDVEARRLELARQNGKVVAALNAAKEIILHRVGNGRPGPKVNRYLKLYFLAQDIHERASSSHYAYNELAEAFFHSDVLFRCQRLLRQQGGACQALGRAIQMRQPFDYLDGTQALEDLNKSLEHLRIQSNPAWRGLLRSLNALARNLGTLDRLLTDASNPDALAEAQDTSLLDRSPKGLKDVWERLKLNLTPTSLVFRHALRMALALTAGYGVLHLIHPEQGYWILLTTVFVCQPNFGATRRKLVQRIAGTLIGLALGWALFDLFPSALVQSVFAVVAGVVFFATRATRYTLATAAITLMVLFCFNQIGNSYGLFLPRLVDTLLGALIAGLAVIFILPDWQGRRLNQVLANTLACNSRYLRQIMQQYASGKRDDLAYRLARRNAHNADAALSTTLSNMLMEPGHFRKEADIGFRFLVLSHTLLSYLSALGAHRSENPGEALTPTIVEAAEQIAGSLDEIAGNLSEKSTVSIYRDQEEALARDLAHLPEDMDDRPRLVQTELGLICRQLGPLRTLAAHLVSEKQVA, from the coding sequence ATGCCCTCGACCCGATTCACGCAAACCCTGCGCCGCCTCTGGGCGCTGGACAAGTTCAGCTACAGCCTGCGCGTTTTCGTCGCCCTCACAGGGAGCATGGCGCTGTGCTGGCAGCAGGACCGCATGGAACTGCTGATCCCACTCTTCCTCGGCATCATCGCCAGCGCCCTGGCCGAAACCGACGACAGCTGGCAGGGCCGCCTCACCGCGCTGCTGGTGACCCTCGGCTGCTTCAGCGTCGCCTCCCTGTCGGTGGAACTGCTGTTCCCCTACCCCTGGGTCTTCGTCGGCGCCCTGGCCCTCGCCAGCTTCGGCCTGACCATGCTCGGCGCCCTGGGTGAGCGCTACGCCACCATCGCCCAGGCGACGCTTATCCTCTCCGTCTACACCATGATCGGCGTCGACCAGCGCGACGGCGCGCCCACCAACCTCTGGCAGGAACCCGCCCTGCTGGTGGCCGGCGCCGCCTGGTACGGCCTGCTCTCGGTGCTCTGGCAGGCGCTGTTCACCCACCAGCCGGTGCAGCAGAGCCTGGCCCGGCTGTTCCGCGAACTGGGGCAGTACCTCAAGTTGAAATCCGCCTTGCTGGAACCGGTTCGCCAGCTCGACGTCGAGGCCCGGCGCCTGGAGCTGGCGCGGCAGAACGGCAAGGTGGTGGCGGCATTGAACGCGGCCAAGGAGATCATCCTGCACCGGGTCGGCAACGGCCGGCCGGGGCCCAAGGTGAACCGCTACCTCAAGCTCTACTTCCTCGCCCAGGACATCCATGAGCGCGCCAGCTCGTCCCACTACGCCTACAACGAGCTGGCCGAAGCCTTCTTCCACAGCGACGTGCTGTTCCGCTGCCAGCGCCTGCTGCGCCAGCAAGGCGGCGCCTGCCAGGCCCTGGGCCGCGCCATCCAGATGCGACAACCCTTCGACTACCTGGACGGCACCCAGGCCCTGGAAGACCTGAACAAATCCCTGGAGCACCTGCGCATCCAGAGCAACCCGGCCTGGCGCGGCCTGCTGCGCTCGCTCAACGCCCTGGCGCGTAACCTCGGCACCCTCGACCGGTTGCTCACCGACGCCAGCAACCCCGATGCCCTGGCCGAAGCCCAGGACACCAGCCTGCTGGATCGCTCGCCCAAGGGCCTGAAAGACGTCTGGGAACGCCTCAAGCTGAACCTCACGCCAACCTCCCTGGTGTTCCGCCACGCCCTGCGCATGGCCCTGGCGCTGACCGCCGGCTATGGCGTGCTGCACCTGATCCACCCCGAGCAGGGCTACTGGATACTGCTGACCACGGTATTCGTCTGCCAGCCCAACTTCGGCGCCACCCGGCGCAAGCTGGTGCAGCGGATCGCCGGTACCCTGATCGGCCTGGCGCTGGGCTGGGCGCTGTTCGACCTGTTCCCCAGCGCCCTGGTGCAGTCGGTGTTCGCCGTGGTCGCCGGGGTGGTGTTCTTCGCCACCCGCGCCACCCGCTACACCCTGGCCACCGCCGCCATCACCCTGATGGTGCTGTTCTGCTTCAACCAGATCGGCAACAGCTACGGGCTGTTCCTGCCACGCCTGGTGGATACCCTGCTCGGCGCACTGATCGCCGGCCTCGCGGTGATCTTCATCCTGCCCGACTGGCAGGGGCGCCGGCTCAACCAGGTGCTGGCCAACACCCTGGCCTGCAACAGCCGTTACCTGCGCCAGATCATGCAGCAGTACGCCAGCGGCAAGCGCGACGACCTGGCCTACCGCCTGGCCCGGCGCAACGCCCACAACGCCGACGCGGCGCTGTCCACCACCCTGTCGAACATGCTCATGGAGCCCGGCCACTTCCGCAAGGAAGCGGACATCGGCTTCCGCTTCCTGGTGCTGTCCCACACCCTGCTCAGCTACCTCTCGGCCCTCGGCGCCCACCGCAGCGAAAACCCCGGCGAAGCCCTCACCCCGACCATCGTCGAGGCGGCCGAACAGATCGCCGGCAGCCTCGATGAAATCGCCGGCAACCTGTCCGAGAAGTCCACGGTGAGCATCTACCGCGACCAGGAAGAAGCCCTGGCCAGGGACCTGGCGCATCTGCCCGAAGACATGGACGACCGCCCGCGCCTGGTGCAGACCGAACTGGGCCTGATCTGCCGCCAGCTGGGGCCGTTGCGGACGCTGGCGGCGCATCTGGTGAGC
- a CDS encoding ABC transporter substrate-binding protein → MRRRCGFALFALLLAAASVSAETLRIAADVWPPFTDASLPGNGLATELVSTALKRAGHRPEYVQVPWARALRGLEVGDYDLIISAWYSDERARFGQFSKPYLTNRVLFLKRKGSDVLLQSPADLARYSIAVVRGYSYLPAFDADTRLSKVPVMGFQMGARMLAAGRVQLTLEDELVARFYLNRELQDIRDQLEFLPQPLSENGLHILVRRSHPRHAELVEDFDRAMQAMREDGTYQAIFAKHGLSVPGS, encoded by the coding sequence ATGAGACGACGTTGTGGTTTTGCCCTGTTCGCCCTGTTACTCGCCGCCGCGAGCGTCTCCGCCGAGACATTGCGCATCGCCGCCGATGTCTGGCCGCCCTTTACCGATGCGAGCCTGCCGGGCAATGGCCTGGCCACCGAGCTGGTGAGCACCGCGCTCAAACGCGCCGGGCACCGCCCCGAATACGTCCAGGTACCCTGGGCCCGTGCACTGCGCGGGCTCGAGGTGGGCGACTACGACCTGATCATCAGCGCCTGGTACAGCGATGAGCGTGCCCGCTTCGGCCAGTTCTCCAAGCCGTACCTGACCAACCGCGTGCTCTTCCTCAAGCGCAAGGGCAGCGACGTGCTGCTGCAATCTCCCGCCGACCTCGCGCGCTACAGCATCGCCGTAGTGCGCGGCTACAGCTACCTGCCGGCCTTCGATGCCGATACCCGCCTGAGCAAGGTGCCGGTGATGGGCTTCCAGATGGGCGCGCGGATGCTCGCCGCCGGGAGGGTGCAACTCACCCTGGAGGATGAGCTGGTGGCGCGCTTCTACCTCAATCGCGAGTTGCAGGACATTCGCGACCAGCTCGAATTCCTGCCCCAACCGCTCTCGGAGAACGGCCTGCATATCCTCGTGCGCCGCAGCCATCCACGGCACGCCGAGCTGGTGGAGGATTTCGACCGGGCCATGCAGGCCATGCGCGAAGACGGTACCTATCAGGCCATCTTCGCCAAGCACGGCCTCTCCGTTCCCGGGAGCTAG
- the dbpA gene encoding ATP-dependent RNA helicase DbpA, whose protein sequence is MTTTAFSTLSLSAATLANLETLGYRDMTPIQAQALPLILKGQDLIAQAKTGSGKTAAFGIGLLEPLNPRFFGCQALVLCPTRELADQVAKEIRRLARGHGNIKVLTLCGGVPYGPQVGSLEHGAHVIVGTPGRVQEHLRKGTLVLDGLNTLVLDEADRMLDMGFYDSIADIIGQLPARRQTLLFSATYPAGIAQLAKTFMREPQQVKVDALHDDNQIEQRFYEIDPNQRMDAVLRLLQSTRPQSCVAFCHTRQQCQELEAHLRDNGVSAQSLHGDLEQRERDQVLALFANQSCSVLVATDVAARGLDIAGLEAVINVELSRDPEIHIHRVGRSGRAGEKGLALSLVAPAEANRAQAIENLQQAPLNWQRIDELIVKNREPLLPPMATICINGGRKEKLRPGDILGALTGDAGIPGSQVGKIAIFDFQAYVAVERGVAKQALKRLSEGRIKGRSYKMRIL, encoded by the coding sequence GTGACCACCACCGCCTTCTCCACCCTGTCCCTTTCCGCGGCCACCCTGGCCAACCTGGAAACCCTGGGCTACCGCGACATGACCCCGATCCAGGCCCAGGCCCTGCCGCTGATCCTCAAGGGCCAGGACCTGATCGCCCAGGCCAAGACCGGTAGCGGCAAGACCGCCGCCTTCGGCATCGGCCTGCTGGAGCCGCTGAACCCGCGCTTCTTCGGCTGCCAGGCCCTGGTGCTCTGCCCCACCCGCGAGCTGGCCGACCAGGTCGCCAAGGAAATCCGCCGCCTGGCCCGGGGCCACGGCAACATAAAGGTGCTGACCCTCTGCGGCGGCGTGCCCTATGGCCCGCAAGTGGGCTCGCTGGAGCATGGCGCCCACGTCATCGTCGGCACCCCCGGCCGGGTCCAGGAACACCTGCGCAAAGGGACCCTGGTACTGGACGGCCTCAACACCCTGGTGCTCGACGAAGCCGACCGCATGCTCGACATGGGCTTCTACGACAGCATCGCCGACATCATCGGGCAGCTCCCGGCGCGCCGGCAGACCCTGCTGTTCTCCGCCACCTACCCGGCGGGCATCGCCCAACTGGCCAAGACCTTCATGCGCGAGCCGCAACAGGTGAAGGTCGACGCCCTGCACGACGACAACCAGATCGAGCAGCGCTTCTACGAGATCGACCCCAACCAGCGCATGGACGCCGTGCTGCGCCTCTTGCAGAGCACCCGCCCGCAGTCCTGCGTCGCCTTCTGCCACACCCGCCAGCAGTGCCAGGAACTGGAAGCGCACCTGCGCGACAACGGCGTCTCCGCCCAGTCGCTGCATGGCGACCTGGAGCAGCGCGAGCGTGACCAGGTGCTGGCCCTGTTCGCCAACCAGAGCTGCAGCGTGCTGGTGGCCACCGACGTCGCCGCCCGCGGCCTGGATATCGCCGGCCTGGAAGCGGTGATCAACGTCGAACTCTCCCGCGATCCGGAAATACACATCCACCGTGTCGGCCGCAGCGGTCGCGCCGGCGAGAAAGGCCTGGCCCTGAGCCTGGTGGCCCCCGCCGAGGCCAATCGCGCCCAGGCCATCGAGAACCTCCAGCAGGCGCCGCTGAACTGGCAGCGCATCGACGAGCTGATCGTGAAGAACCGCGAGCCGCTGCTGCCGCCCATGGCCACCATCTGCATCAATGGCGGGCGCAAGGAGAAGCTGCGTCCCGGCGACATTCTCGGCGCCCTCACCGGCGATGCGGGGATTCCCGGCAGCCAGGTGGGCAAGATCGCCATCTTCGACTTCCAGGCCTACGTCGCCGTCGAGCGCGGCGTTGCCAAGCAGGCGCTCAAGCGCCTCAGCGAAGGCCGGATCAAGGGTCGTTCCTACAAGATGCGGATCCTCTAG